The segment GCATTTATCCAATCTGTCGGTATCACAGCAGGATTTAACCAATACGCTCAATTAGGTTTTGTCAACAATCCAAATGTCTCTACTTATGTAACGATCGGTTTGATCTTAACTGCAGGAACGATGTTTGTTACTTGGTTGGGTGAACAAATCACTGAAAAAGGTATCGGTAACGGTGTGTCAATGATCATCTTTGCAGGGATCATTTCAAGATTACCGGAAAGTGTACGTGAAATTTATGAAGATTACTTCGTAAATATCAATTCTTCCGATATCTGGAGATCTGCAATTTTCGTTGCCATCTTACTAGTTGCGGTTCTAGCAATCGTGACATTCGTAACATTTTTCCAACAAGCTGAACGTAAGATCCCGATTCAGTACACAAAACGTATAGCAGGTGCGCCAACAAGTAGTTATCTACCGTTGAAAGTAAATGCTGCTGGGGTAATTCCGGTTATCTTTGCAAGTTCATTTATTGCGACACCAAATGCTGTGTTACAAGCGTTAAGTGGCCGATTCGGATCTGAAAATTGGTATAAAATAATGATGGAGATCTTTAACTATAATACGGTGCCTGGCGCAACGATTTATACGGTATTGATCGTCGCATTTACATTCTTCTATGCCTTTGTTCAAGTAAACCCTGAGAAATTAGCGGAGAACTTACAAAAGCAAGGAAGCTATATACCAAGTGTACGCCCTGGTAAGGGAACTGAAGAGTATGTCTCAAGCTTATTGATGCGATTAAGTACAGTCGGAGCACTATTCCTTGGTTTAGTGGCGTTATTACCAATCATTGCACAAATGATTTGGGATCTGCCACAATCAATCGGGTTAGGTGGTACAAGTCTGTTGATCGTGATCGGTGTGGCTTTAGAAACTGCGAAACAGTTAGAAGGCTTAATGCTGAAACGTAAATATGTTGGCTTTATTGAGTAAGAAAGCGTGTTGAGGTTTTTCCTCAACACACGTTCTCACATTTATTAGGAGGGAAAGCAATGAACCTCATTTTAATGGGGCTGCCAGGTGCAGGTAAAGGAACACAAGCTGAAAAAATCATTGACGCTTATGGGATTCCTCACATCTCAACAGGAGATATGTTTCGTGCAGCTATCAAAAATGAAACAGCTCTTGGCTTGGAAGCAAAGTCTTATATGGATAAAGGTGCATTAGTTCCTGATGAAGTAACAAATGGAATCGTAAAAGAGCGTTTAGCAGAACCCGATACAGAGAAAGGCTTCTTATTAGATGGATTTCCTCGTACAATCGAGCAAGCAGAAGCTCTAAATGCAATGTTAAAAGATTTAAATAAACAAATTGATGCTGTCATCGATATCCACGTGGGTGAAGAAGTTTTGGTTGAG is part of the Enterococcus mundtii genome and harbors:
- the secY gene encoding preprotein translocase subunit SecY — its product is MLKLLKDAFKVKDIRSKILFTVFVLFVFRLGAHITVPGVNASSLQDLSSLPFFNMLNLVSGSAMQNFSIFSMGVSPYITASIVIQLLQMDIVPRFVEWSKQGEVGRKKLNQATRYLTLVLAFIQSVGITAGFNQYAQLGFVNNPNVSTYVTIGLILTAGTMFVTWLGEQITEKGIGNGVSMIIFAGIISRLPESVREIYEDYFVNINSSDIWRSAIFVAILLVAVLAIVTFVTFFQQAERKIPIQYTKRIAGAPTSSYLPLKVNAAGVIPVIFASSFIATPNAVLQALSGRFGSENWYKIMMEIFNYNTVPGATIYTVLIVAFTFFYAFVQVNPEKLAENLQKQGSYIPSVRPGKGTEEYVSSLLMRLSTVGALFLGLVALLPIIAQMIWDLPQSIGLGGTSLLIVIGVALETAKQLEGLMLKRKYVGFIE
- a CDS encoding adenylate kinase, yielding MNLILMGLPGAGKGTQAEKIIDAYGIPHISTGDMFRAAIKNETALGLEAKSYMDKGALVPDEVTNGIVKERLAEPDTEKGFLLDGFPRTIEQAEALNAMLKDLNKQIDAVIDIHVGEEVLVERLAGRFICRNCGATYHKIFNPTKVEDTCDRCGGHEFYQREDDKPETVKNRLAINIKNSEPILAYYKEQGLLHTIDGDREIDAVFTDVQKIIEK